A single window of Methanosphaera sp. DNA harbors:
- the rpoA2 gene encoding DNA-directed RNA polymerase subunit A'', whose translation MEFDIETVQAVINENGASYFPIKLVEEITQAANRNNLSDDELNTLVIKVKEAYEREEVEPGESVGTIAAQSVGEPGTQMTMRTFHYAGVVELNVTLGLPRLIEVVDARKKISTPTMDIYFTEEYRDDEEFIRKMGNKIGKITLNDVIKNFNVNYMDNTISAEIDQDILDERRLELDEVTSVIEKTFKHVKINNNLLSFETTFSKDEEKMQQGIRELRLLADKIRDLQISGVKGIGKVVIRHEHNEWVIHTEGSNIGAILKIDGVDIVRTTTNDIFEIEKVLGIEAARNAIIHELYTTMEEQGLSVDIRHIMLVADMMTVDGVVKSIGRHGISGEKSSVLARAAFEETGKHLLNASIRGETDDLTGIIENVIVGQPIPHGTGSVGVVMKDKN comes from the coding sequence ATGGAATTTGATATTGAAACAGTTCAAGCTGTTATTAATGAAAATGGTGCAAGTTATTTCCCTATAAAACTTGTTGAAGAAATAACACAAGCAGCAAATCGTAATAATTTATCTGATGATGAATTAAATACATTAGTTATTAAAGTTAAAGAAGCATATGAACGTGAAGAAGTTGAACCTGGAGAATCCGTAGGTACAATTGCAGCTCAGTCTGTAGGTGAACCTGGTACTCAGATGACCATGCGTACTTTTCACTATGCAGGGGTAGTAGAGTTAAACGTAACTCTAGGGCTTCCTCGTCTTATTGAGGTTGTTGACGCTCGTAAGAAGATTTCAACACCTACAATGGATATATACTTTACAGAAGAATATAGAGATGATGAGGAATTTATTAGAAAAATGGGTAATAAAATCGGTAAAATTACATTAAATGATGTTATAAAAAACTTTAATGTAAATTACATGGACAATACTATTTCAGCTGAAATTGATCAAGATATTCTTGATGAAAGAAGACTTGAACTTGATGAAGTTACCTCTGTAATAGAAAAGACTTTTAAACATGTAAAGATAAATAATAATTTACTGAGTTTTGAAACCACTTTTTCTAAAGATGAAGAAAAAATGCAACAAGGTATTCGAGAATTAAGATTACTAGCAGATAAGATCAGAGATCTCCAGATTAGTGGTGTTAAAGGTATCGGTAAAGTTGTTATTCGTCATGAGCACAATGAATGGGTTATTCACACAGAAGGATCCAATATTGGAGCTATCTTGAAAATTGACGGTGTTGACATCGTTAGAACAACAACAAACGATATATTTGAAATTGAGAAAGTTCTTGGAATTGAAGCAGCTCGTAATGCTATCATCCATGAGTTGTACACAACAATGGAAGAACAAGGGCTTAGTGTAGATATTAGACATATTATGCTCGTTGCTGATATGATGACTGTAGATGGAGTAGTAAAATCTATCGGAAGACATGGTATTAGTGGAGAAAAATCTAGTGTTTTAGCACGTGCAGCATTCGAAGAAACTGGAAAACACTTACTTAATGCAAGTATACGTGGAGAAACTGACGATCTAACAGGAATCATCGAGAATGTTATTGTTGGTCAGCCAATACCCCATGGAACTGGGTCTGTTGGCGTTGTAATGAAAGATAAAAATTAG
- a CDS encoding 30S ribosomal protein S7, protein MSFKLFDKWDVTEVTVEDMGLQNYVCLDEVVVPHTMGRHVKRQFAKSKVSIVERLMNKIMRTERNSGKKNKAYSIVEGALEIINNKTKQNPVQVLVKAVENTAPREETTRIKYGGIGYQIAVDIAPQRRVDLSLGFLTKGAMQSAFKNKKSAAQCLADEILLASEEDSRSFAVQKKEEKERVARSAH, encoded by the coding sequence ATGAGCTTTAAATTATTCGATAAATGGGATGTAACAGAAGTTACAGTAGAAGATATGGGATTACAAAACTACGTATGTCTTGATGAAGTTGTTGTACCACACACAATGGGACGTCACGTAAAAAGACAATTTGCAAAATCCAAAGTATCAATTGTAGAAAGACTTATGAATAAAATCATGAGAACAGAAAGAAACAGTGGTAAGAAAAACAAAGCATACTCCATTGTAGAAGGTGCTTTAGAAATAATCAACAACAAAACAAAACAAAACCCTGTACAAGTTTTAGTAAAAGCTGTAGAAAACACAGCACCTAGAGAAGAAACCACACGTATCAAATACGGTGGAATCGGATACCAAATAGCAGTAGATATCGCACCACAAAGAAGAGTAGACCTTTCACTTGGATTTTTAACAAAAGGTGCGATGCAATCTGCATTCAAAAACAAAAAATCTGCAGCACAATGTCTTGCTGATGAAATTCTTCTTGCATCAGAAGAAGATTCAAGAAGCTTCGCTGTACAGAAAAAAGAAGAAAAAGAAAGAGTAGCAAGATCAGCACACTAG
- a CDS encoding NusA-like transcription termination signal-binding factor — protein MSVKFTTNEIKYIALFETITSTTVKDCIIDDEHNKITFLVKKGDMGLAIGKNGSTIGKMQKSVDRSVEILEHSDDPGEFIKNLLSSATINSIEFDEDAKGNKIATLDVDSKSKRKAIGKNGQNIQRARQFAKRQFEISNIIIK, from the coding sequence ATGTCCGTCAAGTTTACAACCAATGAAATCAAATATATTGCACTTTTTGAAACAATAACAAGTACAACGGTTAAGGACTGTATTATAGATGACGAACATAATAAAATTACTTTTTTGGTAAAAAAAGGAGACATGGGATTAGCCATAGGAAAAAATGGAAGTACTATTGGCAAAATGCAAAAAAGTGTTGACAGAAGTGTTGAAATCCTTGAACACTCTGACGATCCCGGCGAATTTATAAAAAATTTATTATCTTCTGCAACTATCAATTCAATTGAATTTGATGAAGATGCAAAAGGTAATAAAATCGCTACCTTGGATGTCGACTCAAAGAGTAAACGTAAGGCTATTGGTAAAAATGGTCAGAATATTCAGCGAGCTAGACAATTTGCTAAAAGACAATTTGAAATTAGTAATATTATCATAAAATAA
- a CDS encoding 30S ribosomal protein S12, with amino-acid sequence MPGLFAAKKLKDNRQNFRWKDTQYKRKTLGLNIKADPLEGSPQARGIVIEKVGIEAKQPNSAIRKCVRVQLIKNGKQITAFAPGDGAIGFIDEHDEVMIEGIGGPSGRSMGDIPGVRWKVTKVNNVALSEMVSGKIEKPVR; translated from the coding sequence TTGCCAGGATTATTCGCAGCAAAAAAATTAAAAGATAACAGACAGAATTTCCGATGGAAAGATACACAATACAAAAGAAAAACCCTCGGATTAAACATTAAAGCAGATCCACTAGAAGGATCACCTCAAGCTAGAGGAATTGTAATTGAAAAAGTAGGTATAGAAGCAAAACAGCCTAACTCTGCTATCAGAAAATGTGTAAGAGTTCAATTAATTAAAAACGGAAAACAAATCACAGCTTTCGCACCAGGTGACGGAGCTATCGGTTTTATTGATGAACACGACGAAGTAATGATTGAAGGAATCGGTGGACCATCAGGTAGGTCTATGGGAGATATTCCTGGAGTAAGATGGAAAGTTACAAAAGTAAACAACGTAGCTTTATCTGAAATGGTAAGTGGAAAAATCGAAAAACCAGTTAGATAG
- a CDS encoding elongation factor EF-2, translating into MSRRDQMIKKIKELMYEPEYIRNIGIVAHIDHGKTTLSDNLLAAAGMISSELAGDQRFLDFDEQEQERGITIDAANVSMVHDYEDKNYLINLIDTPGHVDFGGDVTRAMRAVDGAVVVVCAVEGIMPQTETVLRQALKENVRPVLFINKVDRLINELKLDDLELQNRFVKIIAGVNKLIKNMAPKQFKEEWQVKIEDGTVAFGSAYHNWAINVPTMLKTNITFKDIIEYCNEDKQKELASKIKIEEVILGMVVEHLPSPKIAQAYRVPKIWSGDIESVEGQGMINTDSESPLAVMVTDVSIDKHAGEIATGRVYGGSIEKGSEIFFVGSMSKARTQQVGVYMGPERINTDTVPAGNIVAITGARGAIAGETITDADHNIAPFESLEHISEPVVTVAVEAKNTKDLPKLIEVLRQVGKEDPTLRVEINEETGEHLIAGMGELHLEVIIYRINDKGLEVETSEPIVVYRETIAGTATNVEGKSPNKHNRFYIDIEPLSDELMGAISEGAIQEGRVKGKESAKVFQEYGLDKDEAKKVWDVYKHSIFVNKTRGIQYLDEIKELLMEGFESALDDGPLANEKAMGVKISLMDAKIHEDAVHRGPAQVLPAIRKAVYGAIMLAQPTLMEPMQKVFISVPQDYMGAATREIQNRRGQIVEMGQDGDMSTIESKVPVSEMFGFAGDIRSAAEGRCIWSTENSGFERIPRELQNQIVKEIRQRKGLTPEPYGPDHYLG; encoded by the coding sequence TTGAGTCGAAGAGATCAAATGATTAAAAAGATTAAAGAATTAATGTATGAGCCTGAATACATCAGAAACATTGGTATTGTAGCTCACATCGACCACGGAAAAACAACATTATCAGATAACCTTCTTGCAGCAGCAGGAATGATATCCTCAGAACTTGCTGGAGATCAAAGATTCCTTGATTTCGATGAACAAGAACAAGAAAGAGGAATTACAATTGATGCAGCAAACGTATCAATGGTACACGATTATGAAGATAAAAACTACCTTATCAACTTAATCGATACACCTGGTCACGTTGACTTTGGTGGAGACGTAACACGTGCAATGAGAGCAGTAGACGGTGCTGTAGTAGTTGTATGTGCAGTAGAAGGTATCATGCCTCAAACTGAAACAGTATTAAGACAAGCTTTAAAAGAAAACGTAAGACCTGTACTTTTCATTAACAAAGTAGACAGACTTATAAACGAATTAAAACTTGACGACCTTGAATTACAAAACAGATTTGTAAAAATCATTGCAGGAGTAAACAAACTCATCAAAAACATGGCTCCTAAACAATTCAAAGAAGAATGGCAAGTTAAAATTGAAGACGGTACCGTTGCATTCGGTTCAGCATACCACAACTGGGCTATTAACGTACCAACAATGTTAAAAACAAACATTACCTTCAAAGACATCATTGAATACTGTAACGAAGATAAACAAAAAGAATTAGCAAGTAAAATAAAAATCGAAGAAGTAATTCTCGGTATGGTAGTAGAACACTTACCAAGCCCAAAAATTGCACAAGCATACAGGGTACCTAAAATTTGGTCTGGAGACATCGAATCTGTTGAAGGTCAAGGTATGATCAACACTGATTCAGAATCACCACTTGCTGTAATGGTAACAGATGTAAGTATCGATAAACACGCTGGAGAAATTGCAACCGGTCGTGTATACGGTGGATCAATTGAAAAAGGATCAGAAATCTTCTTTGTAGGTTCAATGTCCAAAGCAAGAACCCAACAAGTTGGAGTATATATGGGTCCTGAAAGAATCAACACAGACACAGTTCCTGCAGGTAACATTGTAGCTATTACAGGAGCAAGAGGAGCTATTGCTGGGGAAACCATCACAGATGCAGACCACAACATTGCACCATTTGAAAGTCTTGAACACATCTCAGAACCTGTAGTAACAGTTGCTGTAGAAGCTAAAAACACAAAAGATTTACCAAAACTTATCGAAGTATTAAGACAAGTTGGTAAAGAAGACCCTACATTAAGAGTAGAAATTAACGAAGAAACCGGTGAACACTTAATTGCTGGTATGGGTGAATTACACCTTGAAGTTATCATCTACAGAATTAATGATAAAGGACTTGAAGTAGAAACATCTGAACCTATTGTAGTATACAGAGAAACAATTGCTGGTACAGCTACAAATGTTGAAGGTAAATCACCTAACAAACACAACAGATTCTACATAGATATTGAACCATTATCAGATGAATTAATGGGAGCTATTTCTGAAGGAGCAATCCAAGAAGGAAGAGTAAAAGGTAAAGAATCTGCAAAAGTATTCCAAGAATACGGACTTGACAAAGATGAAGCTAAAAAAGTATGGGATGTATACAAACACAGTATATTTGTAAACAAAACTCGTGGTATCCAATACTTAGATGAGATCAAAGAGTTATTAATGGAAGGATTTGAAAGCGCACTTGATGACGGACCACTCGCAAATGAAAAAGCAATGGGTGTAAAAATAAGTCTTATGGATGCAAAAATACACGAAGATGCTGTACACAGAGGACCTGCACAAGTATTACCTGCTATCAGAAAAGCAGTATACGGAGCTATCATGTTAGCACAACCTACATTAATGGAACCTATGCAGAAAGTATTCATCAGCGTACCTCAAGATTACATGGGTGCTGCTACACGTGAAATACAAAACAGAAGAGGACAAATTGTAGAAATGGGTCAAGATGGAGATATGTCAACCATAGAATCCAAAGTACCTGTATCTGAAATGTTCGGATTTGCTGGAGATATAAGATCAGCAGCAGAAGGACGTTGTATCTGGTCAACAGAAAACTCAGGATTTGAAAGAATTCCTAGAGAATTACAAAATCAAATCGTAAAAGAAATCCGTCAAAGAAAAGGTCTTACACCAGAACCATATGGACCTGATCACTACTTAGGATAA
- a CDS encoding 50S ribosomal protein L30e, whose protein sequence is MDIERGIRVAVDTGKVILGSNKSLQAIKLGNGELAIIAENAPKDVKADVETYAKLSEMPVYTFEGSSVELGSICGKPFTVTVLVVQEPGDSNILELKE, encoded by the coding sequence ATGGATATAGAAAGAGGGATACGTGTAGCCGTAGACACTGGTAAGGTTATATTAGGATCCAATAAATCACTCCAAGCAATTAAACTTGGAAACGGAGAATTAGCAATTATTGCAGAAAATGCTCCAAAAGATGTGAAAGCAGATGTAGAAACATATGCTAAACTATCAGAAATGCCAGTATACACATTTGAAGGTTCAAGTGTAGAACTAGGTTCAATCTGTGGTAAACCATTCACAGTAACAGTTCTAGTAGTACAAGAACCTGGAGACTCTAACATCTTAGAGTTAAAGGAGTAA